A region from the Andrena cerasifolii isolate SP2316 chromosome 9, iyAndCera1_principal, whole genome shotgun sequence genome encodes:
- the LOC143373360 gene encoding uncharacterized protein LOC143373360 isoform X1: MPGAGGQPPQRTTFRPPWVKDGPNPLPMPAAPWTLNSRRDSKSKPEEPPAFTQVTLKSVPKPEAKPVAEEQPRKQSKITIIPSQPRSEKNTSSKPAPTKARENGRQEPNSRPQLERQIRIEKSRSRGDVVPLSKSESTTGAPTLSKSSSRAAIPPPPPPRPPPPPPGRTILKNLAPLNQNQQQKLEMLKSRPRKRPDWASMMKELESGKTLRHVQCNDRSAPLIERVDKVTADPAGKAHFVFESEKSNMHNELLKQIQVGVKLKSVRTNDRSKPMLQGLRKFRRQLTIEEQMQKADEPTEDTVSDDMDDIDAVRDDLQSTKQMLALELRNKEALERENKRLQARILNLESEVERGKSQKSVQEHKKYDEKLTESLKREAQQARKDAEKYEKDYMTAADERDKMKNELEEMRRMYATLERRMKAEQELEAEPVIELAYDSDEAAWYNVSGMALAGCPSAKDVAKIASQKSIDKREPSESEEEEEEESSEEEDDEKDPEAATEKRLQREIKLMSTKIRNFKDKAANARKERHALKDQIKQQQKLLKEEKKKFKHLQKEVDKMANLMSETDEEKDEDEEEEDETDSEDESESEESEEDEESETEDEDDSMEGQRNSLQKQAKKHEGRLAALKKGNYLLKAQVDRLKDDLAKQREESLSLQEDLDSVLAELG; this comes from the exons ATGCCAGGTGCCGGTGGCCAACCACCGCAGAGGACCACCTTCAGGCCGCCCTGGGTCAAGGATGGTCCGAACCCTCTGCCTATGCCAGCCGCTCCCTGGACCCTTAACTCCAGGAGGGACTCCAAATCGAAACCCGAGGAACCCCCAGCGTTTACTCAGGTCACCCTCAAA AGTGTACCGAAGCCGGAAGCGAAGCCCGTGGCAGAGGAGCAGCCGCGTAAACAGAGCAAGATCACGATAATCCCGTCGCAGCCGCGTAGCGAGAAGAATACTAGCAGTAAACCAGCGCCGACGAAGGCCCGCGAGAATGGGCGACAAGAGCCTAATTCGAGGCCGCAGCTCGAACGGCAGATTCGAATCGAGAAGTCTCGATCTCGCGGTGACGTTGTACCTCTCTCCAAGAGCGAGAGCACCACAG GTGCACCGACACTCTCGAAAAGCTCGTCGAGGGCAGCGATcccgccaccgccgccgccgagaccaccgccaccaccaccggGCAGAACCATCCTGAAGAATCTTGCACCCCTCAATCAGAATCAACAACAGAAGCTGGAGATGCTGAAGTCGAGGCCGCGGAAACGTCCCGATTGGGCCAGCATGATGAAGGAGCTCGAGAGTGGAAAGACCTTGAGGCACGTCCAGTGCAACGACAGAAGCGCGCCCCTGATCGAGAGGGTGGACAAGGTTACGGCTGATCCAGCAG GGAAGGCACACTTCGTGTTCGAGTCCGAGAAATCGAACATGCATAATGAATTGCTGAAGCAGATTCAGGTGGGTGTGAAGCTAAAGAGCGTGCGGACCAATGATCGGTCGAAGCCGATGCTGCAGGGCCTGAGGAAGTTCCGGCGACAATTGACGATAGAGGAGCAAATGCAGAAGGCTGACGAGCCAACGGAGGACACCGTTTCGGACGATATGGACGACATTGACGCAGTAAGGGACGACCTGCAAAGTACCAAGCAAATGCTTGCTTTGGAGCTTAGAAATAAGGAAGCTTTGGAAAGGGAGAACAAGAGATTACAA GCGAGGATCTTAAATCTCGAGTCGGAAGTTGAACGGGGGAAGTCGCAGAAAAGCGTTCAGGAACACAAGAAGTACGACGAGAAACTTACGGAATCTTTGAAACGGGAAGCCCAACAAGCCAGGAAAGACGCTGAGAAGTATGAGAAGGACTACATGACTGCTGCGGATGAAAGGGACAAAATGAAGAATGAATTGGAAGAAATGAGGAGGATGTACGCTACTTTAGAGAGGCGCATGAAAGCTG AGCAAGAACTTGAAGCTGAGCCAGTTATAGAGCTAGCATACGATAGCGACGAAGCAGCTTGGTACAATGTTTCAGGAATGGCACTGGCTGGTTGTCCAAGTGCGAAAGATGTAGCGAAAATTGCTTCGCAGAAAAGCATAGATAAGAGAGAGCCAAGCGAGAgtgaggaagaagaagaggaagagagttcggaggaggaagacgacgagaaAGATCCGGAAGCTGCAACCGAAAAACGACTGCAGAGAGAGATCAAACTGATGTCGACAAAGATTAGAAACTTCAA GGATAAAGCGGCGAATGCTAGAAAAGAGCGGCACGCGTTGAAAGATCAGATCAAGCAGCAACAAAAGTTATtaaaagaggagaaaaagaaattcaAGCATCTACAAAAGGAGGTTGACAAAATGGCAAATTTGATGTCCGAGACGGATGAAGAGAAagacgaggacgaagaagaagaggatgAAACGGACTCTGAAGATGAATCTGAATCTGAGGAATCGGAGGAAGACGAAGAATCTGAGaccgaagacgaggacgattcAATGGAGGGACAAAGAAATTCTTTACAG AAACAAGCTAAAAAGCACGAGGGTCGTTTAGCTGCGCTAAAGAAGGGTAACTATTTACTTAAGGCACAAGTCGATAGACTGAAAGATGATTTAGCGAAGCAACGAGAAGAAAGTCTCAGTCTGCAGGAAGATCTTGATTCTGTGCTAGCAGAACTAGGTTAA
- the LOC143373360 gene encoding uncharacterized protein LOC143373360 isoform X2 encodes MPGAGGQPPQRTTFRPPWVKDGPNPLPMPAAPWTLNSRRDSKSKPEEPPAFTQVTLKSVPKPEAKPVAEEQPRKQSKITIIPSQPRSEKNTSSKPAPTKARENGRQEPNSRPQLERQIRIEKSRSRGDVVPLSKSESTTGAPTLSKSSSRAAIPPPPPPRPPPPPPGRTILKNLAPLNQNQQQKLEMLKSRPRKRPDWASMMKELESGKTLRHVQCNDRSAPLIERVDKVTADPAGKAHFVFESEKSNMHNELLKQIQVGVKLKSVRTNDRSKPMLQGLRKFRRQLTIEEQMQKADEPTEDTVSDDMDDIDAVRDDLQSTKQMLALELRNKEALERENKRLQARILNLESEVERGKSQKSVQEHKKYDEKLTESLKREAQQARKDAEKYEKDYMTAADERDKMKNELEEMRRMYATLERRMKAGMALAGCPSAKDVAKIASQKSIDKREPSESEEEEEEESSEEEDDEKDPEAATEKRLQREIKLMSTKIRNFKDKAANARKERHALKDQIKQQQKLLKEEKKKFKHLQKEVDKMANLMSETDEEKDEDEEEEDETDSEDESESEESEEDEESETEDEDDSMEGQRNSLQKQAKKHEGRLAALKKGNYLLKAQVDRLKDDLAKQREESLSLQEDLDSVLAELG; translated from the exons ATGCCAGGTGCCGGTGGCCAACCACCGCAGAGGACCACCTTCAGGCCGCCCTGGGTCAAGGATGGTCCGAACCCTCTGCCTATGCCAGCCGCTCCCTGGACCCTTAACTCCAGGAGGGACTCCAAATCGAAACCCGAGGAACCCCCAGCGTTTACTCAGGTCACCCTCAAA AGTGTACCGAAGCCGGAAGCGAAGCCCGTGGCAGAGGAGCAGCCGCGTAAACAGAGCAAGATCACGATAATCCCGTCGCAGCCGCGTAGCGAGAAGAATACTAGCAGTAAACCAGCGCCGACGAAGGCCCGCGAGAATGGGCGACAAGAGCCTAATTCGAGGCCGCAGCTCGAACGGCAGATTCGAATCGAGAAGTCTCGATCTCGCGGTGACGTTGTACCTCTCTCCAAGAGCGAGAGCACCACAG GTGCACCGACACTCTCGAAAAGCTCGTCGAGGGCAGCGATcccgccaccgccgccgccgagaccaccgccaccaccaccggGCAGAACCATCCTGAAGAATCTTGCACCCCTCAATCAGAATCAACAACAGAAGCTGGAGATGCTGAAGTCGAGGCCGCGGAAACGTCCCGATTGGGCCAGCATGATGAAGGAGCTCGAGAGTGGAAAGACCTTGAGGCACGTCCAGTGCAACGACAGAAGCGCGCCCCTGATCGAGAGGGTGGACAAGGTTACGGCTGATCCAGCAG GGAAGGCACACTTCGTGTTCGAGTCCGAGAAATCGAACATGCATAATGAATTGCTGAAGCAGATTCAGGTGGGTGTGAAGCTAAAGAGCGTGCGGACCAATGATCGGTCGAAGCCGATGCTGCAGGGCCTGAGGAAGTTCCGGCGACAATTGACGATAGAGGAGCAAATGCAGAAGGCTGACGAGCCAACGGAGGACACCGTTTCGGACGATATGGACGACATTGACGCAGTAAGGGACGACCTGCAAAGTACCAAGCAAATGCTTGCTTTGGAGCTTAGAAATAAGGAAGCTTTGGAAAGGGAGAACAAGAGATTACAA GCGAGGATCTTAAATCTCGAGTCGGAAGTTGAACGGGGGAAGTCGCAGAAAAGCGTTCAGGAACACAAGAAGTACGACGAGAAACTTACGGAATCTTTGAAACGGGAAGCCCAACAAGCCAGGAAAGACGCTGAGAAGTATGAGAAGGACTACATGACTGCTGCGGATGAAAGGGACAAAATGAAGAATGAATTGGAAGAAATGAGGAGGATGTACGCTACTTTAGAGAGGCGCATGAAAGCTG GAATGGCACTGGCTGGTTGTCCAAGTGCGAAAGATGTAGCGAAAATTGCTTCGCAGAAAAGCATAGATAAGAGAGAGCCAAGCGAGAgtgaggaagaagaagaggaagagagttcggaggaggaagacgacgagaaAGATCCGGAAGCTGCAACCGAAAAACGACTGCAGAGAGAGATCAAACTGATGTCGACAAAGATTAGAAACTTCAA GGATAAAGCGGCGAATGCTAGAAAAGAGCGGCACGCGTTGAAAGATCAGATCAAGCAGCAACAAAAGTTATtaaaagaggagaaaaagaaattcaAGCATCTACAAAAGGAGGTTGACAAAATGGCAAATTTGATGTCCGAGACGGATGAAGAGAAagacgaggacgaagaagaagaggatgAAACGGACTCTGAAGATGAATCTGAATCTGAGGAATCGGAGGAAGACGAAGAATCTGAGaccgaagacgaggacgattcAATGGAGGGACAAAGAAATTCTTTACAG AAACAAGCTAAAAAGCACGAGGGTCGTTTAGCTGCGCTAAAGAAGGGTAACTATTTACTTAAGGCACAAGTCGATAGACTGAAAGATGATTTAGCGAAGCAACGAGAAGAAAGTCTCAGTCTGCAGGAAGATCTTGATTCTGTGCTAGCAGAACTAGGTTAA